Proteins from a single region of Pseudomonas sp. BSw22131:
- a CDS encoding GspH/FimT family pseudopilin produces MRQSGFTLVELLVVLVLIAIIAGIALPAFNSLIESQRRQDAAQQLVSGIRMARAEAIARNQVVVIAPIKGEWSLGWTTFVDTNRNGLMDDDEPSLAERSGYRNVKVAANSKVKHSIAFDSTGGSTNSGTGNGTLFICEKGRAASQHRVILAPSGRTRIANDEVITALCG; encoded by the coding sequence TTGAGACAGTCAGGGTTCACGTTGGTGGAGTTATTGGTGGTGTTGGTACTGATCGCGATCATCGCAGGGATTGCGCTGCCAGCGTTCAACAGTCTGATTGAATCGCAACGCCGCCAGGATGCCGCTCAACAGTTGGTCAGTGGAATTCGCATGGCCCGGGCAGAGGCCATCGCGCGCAATCAGGTGGTGGTCATCGCGCCGATCAAAGGAGAATGGAGCCTTGGCTGGACGACCTTCGTTGACACCAATCGCAACGGATTGATGGATGACGATGAACCCTCACTGGCAGAACGTTCGGGTTACCGAAACGTCAAGGTAGCCGCCAACAGCAAGGTGAAACACTCGATTGCCTTCGACAGCACAGGCGGTTCCACCAACAGTGGTACGGGTAACGGCACGTTGTTCATCTGCGAGAAAGGCCGAGCGGCCAGCCAGCATCGCGTGATATTGGCGCCGTCCGGGCGAACCCGGATTGCGAACGATGAGGTTATAACCGCGTTGTGCGGCTAA
- the lspA gene encoding signal peptidase II, with protein sequence MPNASRFGRLSWLWLSVLVLIIDQATKYYFENRLELYEQIVIIPDYFSWMLAYNTGAAFSFLAGSSGWQRWFFALIALVVSVVLVIWLKRLGRDDTWLAIALALVLGGALGNLYDRVAIGHVIDFIFVHWKEHGFPAFNIADSSITLGAIMLALDMFKSKKTGEPAHD encoded by the coding sequence ATGCCTAATGCAAGCCGATTCGGGCGCCTGAGCTGGTTGTGGCTGAGTGTGCTGGTTCTGATTATTGATCAGGCCACCAAGTATTACTTCGAGAACCGGTTGGAGTTGTACGAGCAGATAGTCATCATTCCTGACTATTTCAGCTGGATGCTGGCATACAACACAGGTGCGGCTTTCAGCTTCCTGGCCGGCAGTTCGGGCTGGCAGCGCTGGTTTTTTGCCCTGATCGCCCTCGTGGTGAGCGTTGTACTGGTCATCTGGCTCAAGCGGCTGGGCCGTGACGACACCTGGCTGGCGATTGCACTGGCGTTGGTGCTCGGTGGCGCGCTGGGAAATCTGTACGATCGCGTCGCCATCGGGCACGTGATCGACTTCATCTTCGTGCACTGGAAAGAACACGGATTTCCGGCGTTCAACATTGCCGATAGCTCCATCACCTTAGGCGCGATCATGCTTGCTCTGGACATGTTCAAGAGCAAGAAAACCGGAGAGCCAGCTCATGACTGA
- a CDS encoding FKBP-type peptidyl-prolyl cis-trans isomerase encodes MTDQLLTEAAAQEQRIGQNTEVTLHFALRLENGDTVDSTFDKAPATFKVGDGNLMPGFEALLFGFKAGDKRILEVLPENAFGQPNPQNVQVIARSQFQNMELSEGLLVIFNDAANTELPGVVKAFDDDQVTIDFNHPLSGKTLTFEVEIFEVKAL; translated from the coding sequence ATGACTGATCAGTTATTGACCGAAGCCGCTGCACAGGAACAACGCATCGGTCAGAACACGGAAGTCACGTTGCACTTTGCGCTGCGTCTGGAGAACGGCGATACCGTCGACAGCACGTTCGATAAGGCTCCAGCCACCTTCAAAGTCGGCGATGGCAACCTGATGCCTGGCTTTGAAGCGCTGTTGTTCGGTTTCAAGGCAGGCGACAAACGTATCCTTGAAGTACTGCCTGAAAACGCATTCGGCCAGCCAAACCCACAAAATGTGCAGGTCATCGCGCGTTCTCAGTTCCAGAACATGGAACTGTCGGAAGGGCTGCTGGTGATTTTCAACGACGCGGCCAACACCGAGCTGCCCGGCGTGGTGAAGGCGTTTGACGATGATCAAGTGACCATCGACTTCAACCATCCGTTGTCGGGCAAAACATTGACCTTCGAAGTTGAAATCTTCGAGGTCAAAGCGCTCTGA
- the ispH gene encoding 4-hydroxy-3-methylbut-2-enyl diphosphate reductase, whose product MQIKLANPRGFCAGVDRAIEIVNRALEVFGPPIYVRHEVVHNKFVVEDLRTRGAIFVEELDQVPDDVIVIFSAHGVSQAVRTEAAGRGLKVFDATCPLVTKVHIEVARYSRDGHECILIGHAGHPEVEGTMGQYDASSGGAIYLVEDEKDVANLQVVNPEKLAFVTQTTLSMDDTSRVIDALRVRFPSIGGPRKDDICYATQNRQDAVKQLADECDVVLVVGSPNSSNSNRLRELAERMETPAYLIDGAEDMQRSWFDGVERIGITAGASAPEVLVRGVIQQLQAWGAVGADELAGREENITFSMPKELRVKSLL is encoded by the coding sequence ATGCAAATCAAGCTCGCCAACCCACGTGGCTTCTGCGCCGGGGTGGACCGCGCGATCGAAATCGTCAATCGCGCACTGGAAGTGTTTGGCCCGCCGATCTATGTGCGCCACGAAGTGGTTCATAACAAATTCGTCGTTGAAGACCTGCGTACTCGCGGCGCGATCTTCGTCGAGGAGCTCGATCAGGTGCCGGACGACGTCATCGTGATTTTCAGTGCTCACGGCGTGTCCCAGGCCGTGCGTACAGAAGCAGCTGGCCGTGGCCTCAAGGTATTCGACGCCACCTGCCCGCTGGTGACCAAGGTACACATCGAGGTGGCGCGCTACAGCCGCGATGGCCATGAGTGCATCTTGATAGGCCACGCAGGGCATCCCGAAGTCGAAGGCACCATGGGCCAGTACGACGCCAGCAGTGGTGGCGCCATCTATCTGGTTGAGGACGAAAAAGACGTCGCTAATCTGCAAGTGGTCAATCCTGAAAAGCTGGCATTCGTGACCCAGACCACGCTTTCGATGGACGACACCAGTCGAGTGATTGACGCCTTGCGTGTGCGTTTTCCGAGCATTGGCGGGCCGCGCAAGGACGACATTTGCTACGCCACGCAAAACCGCCAGGACGCGGTCAAGCAACTGGCTGATGAGTGCGACGTGGTGTTGGTGGTGGGCAGCCCGAACAGCTCCAACTCAAACCGTCTGCGCGAGCTTGCTGAGCGCATGGAAACGCCTGCGTATTTGATCGATGGCGCCGAAGACATGCAGCGCAGCTGGTTCGACGGTGTCGAGCGCATTGGCATCACGGCCGGCGCATCGGCCCCGGAAGTATTGGTGCGTGGCGTGATTCAACAACTGCAGGCGTGGGGCGCGGTCGGCGCTGATGAGCTGGCTGGCCGTGAAGAGAACATCACGTTCTCGATGCCTAAAGAACTGCGGGTCAAGTCGTTGCTGTGA
- a CDS encoding PilW family protein, whose product MSRRSRGFGLIELMVALTLSLVMAVALTQMFISSKDTYLSQMASANLQEDARFVLNKLAQDIRMVGTFGCLASVRDASDKGDFAGAFQNPIHWQASAQSLTLVTASVDGQQGEPVWTVRTDCAMAATAYSQGAGVGELSFPVQRHVYAFNARAADLRLNGAALISNVSAFSVLFGVADSPAQRLVSRYVEAPDNPALIRSVRITLTLSDPAQRVKEQTFSMVAALRNRLG is encoded by the coding sequence GTGAGTCGTCGCTCGAGAGGCTTTGGCTTGATTGAGCTGATGGTGGCGTTGACGCTGAGTCTGGTGATGGCAGTGGCGCTCACGCAGATGTTCATCAGCTCGAAGGACACGTATCTGAGCCAGATGGCGTCCGCGAACCTGCAAGAGGATGCGCGGTTTGTGCTCAACAAGCTGGCGCAGGACATTCGCATGGTGGGCACGTTTGGGTGTCTGGCGTCGGTGAGGGATGCCAGTGATAAAGGCGACTTCGCCGGTGCATTCCAAAACCCGATTCACTGGCAGGCGAGCGCTCAGAGCCTGACGCTGGTCACGGCCAGCGTTGACGGGCAACAAGGCGAGCCGGTCTGGACCGTCCGCACCGATTGCGCCATGGCGGCAACTGCCTATTCCCAAGGCGCTGGGGTGGGAGAACTGAGCTTTCCGGTTCAGCGGCACGTTTATGCGTTCAATGCACGGGCGGCTGACTTGAGGCTGAACGGGGCAGCGCTTATCAGCAATGTCAGCGCCTTCAGTGTGCTTTTTGGTGTCGCAGACTCGCCTGCTCAAAGACTCGTTTCGCGCTACGTCGAAGCCCCGGACAACCCTGCGCTGATACGCAGCGTACGCATCACATTGACGTTGTCTGACCCTGCGCAACGGGTCAAAGAACAGACGTTCAGTATGGTCGCCGCTTTACGCAATCGGCTCGGTTGA
- the pilV gene encoding type IV pilus modification protein PilV, with protein sequence MTLKQGSDQSGMTLIEVMVALLILSVGVLGAAAVQINALKYTDSALRRTQAGFIAQDMLERMRANPDASYALAGLSQAPTSADLDNPRHQDLFDFAMNVRQMAGDTADGRISVAGDAVTVAIDWSDARGSGQNGQLETYTLSSVVSVGAGGTP encoded by the coding sequence ATGACGCTAAAACAGGGAAGTGATCAGTCAGGGATGACGCTGATTGAGGTCATGGTTGCGTTGCTGATTCTGTCCGTCGGCGTGCTGGGCGCGGCTGCGGTGCAGATCAATGCCCTCAAATATACCGACAGCGCGTTACGCCGCACCCAAGCGGGTTTCATCGCTCAGGACATGCTTGAGCGCATGCGGGCGAACCCGGATGCCAGCTATGCACTTGCCGGGTTGAGCCAGGCGCCAACCTCGGCGGACCTCGACAATCCTCGACATCAAGACCTGTTCGATTTCGCCATGAATGTCCGGCAGATGGCAGGCGACACTGCTGATGGCCGAATCTCGGTTGCCGGCGACGCGGTGACAGTCGCAATCGACTGGAGCGACGCCCGCGGCTCCGGGCAAAACGGTCAGCTGGAAACGTACACGCTCAGCAGCGTTGTATCGGTCGGCGCGGGAGGCACGCCGTGA